One Carassius auratus strain Wakin unplaced genomic scaffold, ASM336829v1 scaf_tig00215236, whole genome shotgun sequence genomic region harbors:
- the LOC113094052 gene encoding thyrotropin subunit beta, with product MRMKMLFCSLLFVLGGDVLLACSLKNYTLYVERHECGHCMAVNTTMCSGMCFTQDTNLRGFVGKRFLIQRGCMHRSVVYHSAKMPGCPVHIDPLFFYPVARRCRCTKCNTTRNECVYKPKHTPSKCSEHLRAV from the exons ATGAGGATGAAGATGTTGTTTTGCAGCTTGCTGTTTGTGTTGGGAGGAGATGTTCTCCTGGCCTGCTCTCTGAAGAACTACACGCTGTACGTGGAGAGACACGAGTGCGGTCACTGCATGGCCGTCAACACCACCATGTGCAGCGGAATGTGCTTCACACAG gacACAAACCTCAGAGGATTTGTGGGCAAGCGTTTCCTGATTCAGAGAGGATGCATGCATCGTTCTGTGGTCTATCATTCGGCTAAGATGCCCGGCTGTCCTGTCCACATTGACCCGCTCTTCTTTTATCCGGTGGCACGCCGGTGCCGCTGCACAAAATGCAACACTACCAGGAACGAGTGTGTTTACAAGCCCAAACACACTCCCAGCAAATGCTCCGAGCACCTGCGTGCCGTCTGA
- the LOC113094042 gene encoding mitochondrial glutamate carrier 1-like: MAQQQISLPAKLINGGVAGLVGVTCVFPIDLAKTRLQNQRGSQRVYKNMMDCLIKTVRSEGYFGMYRGAAVNLTLVTPEKAIKLAANDFLRQQLSTGKLKLSVFQEMLAGCGAGMCQVIVTTPMEMLKIQLQDAGRLVAQQRKLPVLHTVKLGTASPVLNCSYSVGPVSSTRKVSAIQITQELLRTKGIQGLYKGLGATLLRDIPFSVVYFPLFAHINKLGKTSEDDQVPFYWSFISGCVAGCTAAVAVSPCDVVKTRLQSLNKSANEDTYNGVADCIRKIMRKEGPSAFLKGAGCRALVIAPLFGIAQVVYFVGVGEFLLGQTPFNLYSV, from the exons ATGGCTCAACAACAAATAAG CCTCCCTGCCAAGCTCATCAATGGTGGAGTTGCTGGACTGGTGGGTGTCACCTGTGTGTTCCCCATAGATCTCGCCAAGACAAGACTCCAGAACCAAAGAGGAAGCCAACGGGTCTACAAAAATAT gATGGACTGTCTGATAAAGACTGTTCGTTCCGAGGGATACTTTGGAATGTACAGAG GTGCAGCAGTCAACCTGACACTGGTTACTCCCGAGAAGGCCATCAAACTGGCCGCCAATGATTTCCTCCGTCAGCAGCTCAGTACGGGAAA GCTCAAGCTGAGCGTGTTTCAGGAAATGTTGGCTGGCTGTGGGGCAGGGATGTGTCAGGTTATTGTAACAACCCCAATGGAAATGCTTAAGATCCAGCTTCAGGATGCGGGGCGACTTG TGGCCCAGCAGAGGAAGTTACCTGTGCTTCACACTGTTAAACTTGGAACAGCCAGTCCAGTCCTGAACTGTTCGTACAGTGTGGGTCCAGTGTCCTCAACCAGGAAAGTGTCAGCCATTCAGATTACCCAGGAACTGCTTCGCACAAAGGGCATCCAGGGACTTTACAAAGGTCTAGGAGCAACCCTCTTGAG GGACATCCCTTTCTCAGTGGTTTACTTTCCGCTGTTTGCCCACATCAACAAGCTGGGAAAGACCTCGGAAGACGACCAGGTGCCTTTTTACTGGTCTTTTATTTCGGGTTGTGTGGCTGGATGTACAGCAGCTGTGGCAGTCAGTCCTTGTGATG TCGTCAAAACCCGGCTGCAGTCACTCAATAAAAGTGCAAATGAAGACACCTACAATGGTGTGGCGGACTGCATCAG AAAGATAATGCGCAAAGAAGGGCCATCTGCTTTTCTGAAAGGTGCCGGCTGCAGGGCGCTGGTCATTGCTCCACTCTTTGGCATTGCTCAAGTGGTTTACTTCGTCGGTGTTGGGGAGTTTCTTTTAGGGCAAACTCCATTCAACCTTTACTCTGTCTAA